A stretch of Apostichopus japonicus isolate 1M-3 chromosome 9, ASM3797524v1, whole genome shotgun sequence DNA encodes these proteins:
- the LOC139973559 gene encoding eukaryotic translation initiation factor 3 subunit H-B-like, whose product MAAPSTLDTPVARVQIDGLVVLKIIKHCEEEGGGHGELVQGVLLGLVQGDTLEITNCFPFPKNADEDGFDDEQYQMEMMRNLRHVNIDHLHVGWYQSTQYGAFLNKALMESQFNYQNSIEESVVLIYDPVKTAKSTLSLKPYRLTPAAIEAYKEDDFSPDGLKKSNLGYENLFEEIPIVIKNSHLINALVCEVEEVSPPSGDSFLSLSSGNLLEKNVELLMDQVDDLNQDINKYVNYQRQINKLIGAKQQYLYKREQENKARAEKGEARLPDEDLNKLFKPPTVPPRLEGLLSSGQMKIYCTEINKLASQTFGKLFLADALQSNPSLS is encoded by the exons GTTGTTCTAAAGATAATCAAACATTGCGAAGAAGAAGGTGGAGGGCATGGAGAACTTGTCCAAGGAGTATTGCTGGGTTTAGTTCAAGGAGACACTCTAGAGATAACAAACTGTTTTCCATTCCCCAAAAATGCCGATGAAGATGGTTTTGATGATG AGCAATACCAAATGGAGATGATGAGAAACTTGCGGCATGTCAACATCGATCATCTCCACGTTGGCTGGTACCAGTCCACGCAGTATGGTGCATTCTTGAATAAGGCCCTCATGGAATCACAGTTCAATTATCAGAATTCTATAGAAGAATCTGTTGTCCTAATTTATG ATCCAGTCAAGACAGCCAAGTCCACTCTTAGTTTAAAACCATACAGACTGACTCCAGCAGCCATTGAGGCTTATAAAGAGGATGATTTTTCCCCAGACGG GTTGAAAAAGTCCAATCTTGGCTATGAGAATCTGTTTGAAGAGATTCCCATCGTGATAAAGAATTCTCATCTCATCAACGCTCTGGTCTGTGAAGTAGAGGAAGTCTCACCACCATCAGGAGACAGCTTCTTAAGTTTGTCGTCAGG AAATCTTTTGGAGAAGAATGTGGAGTTACTGATGGATCAGGTAGATGACCTAAATCAAGACATCAACAAATACGTCAACTATCAACGGCAGATCAACAAGTTGATAGGAGCGAAGCAACAGTATCTCTACAAGAGG GAGCAAGAGAACAAAGCCCGTGCAGAGAAAGGAGAAGCCCGGTTACCCGACGAGGACTTGAATAAGCTGTTTAAACCTCCAACTGTACCTCCAAGGTTAGAAGGACTCTTATCCTCTGGACAGATGAAGATATACTGCACGGAGATAAATAAGCTAGCATCCCAGACATTCGGCAAACTATTCCTTGCCGATGCCCTGCAGAGTAACCCATCCTTGTCTTGA